A region of the Micropterus dolomieu isolate WLL.071019.BEF.003 ecotype Adirondacks linkage group LG10, ASM2129224v1, whole genome shotgun sequence genome:
CCTGCACTGTGGCAGACGCATCCAGCAGTGCAGCACTCCACTGTTCTTCAGCACTTTTTAAGGCATCTGGGTCACAAATCCTGGCAGCTCTTATGCTTTTCATAGTAACCACTTGCTCCTGCACACAGCGTCTGTAGTCCTACAGCAGACAACCGATAAAgagatttattttacataattgaTTTTTGAGAGCCAGTTTATAATTTACTTCATTTAGAAAAAAGGCCAATTTACATTTGTAACAAAGAGAAAGGGTACACAcctctgcctccttcagttGTTTGACCATTGCCATGATATCAAGTTGTGCTGGTTTATAGCGACATATCAGAACTTTTTGGACAGTCCGTACCAATCGAATCTCTGGTTCATCAGGAGAGGATTTCAGGTACCAATTCAAATCAATGTGTGGTGTCCGCTATAacataatagtaaaataaaatgaaaatagtgataaaatgaattaaataaactaaattatcACAGTAGTTGTTGATTACTTTTCTgttgactaatcatttcagctttaATGATAATGTaaaaaggcagaaagaaagaaaaacaagcaaaatatGAGTAATCAGATTATAGTTTGATGCTACTAAAAATATTAGCCCAATTCCAGGCTTAAAATGACTTGTTTACACCAGAGACCCAAGTTGCTTTACTGTCATTGCAACTTAGTTTGCTTGGCTTTCATACTttagttttcttctttttcaagGTTAGACATATCTACATGATGAATAGCTTTTACAAAATTAAACATCACACTTGgcataaaaaaaattgtaactATAGCAAAGCAAGTCACAGACTTTAATTATACCCACTAATGACCCTGCAGGAAATCATTGTATCTAATAGTTCCTTCCTGTGGACCTTTCCGTCAGCAGCATCATGGGAATACACAAACATCAATCAAAAACACAGCTACTCTTATCTGTTAACTGTTAAATGCATTTATGACCTCTTGTCCTTTTTTTGGAGTTATGCAGTTAGACTTAAAATCATAAAACTAAAATGCTTAAATGATGATTTTTATTTCTATGTCCATTAAACATTCTGTGTGCTACTACAGAAATCCAATCAGTGCCACAAACAGTAAATTCATAACCTGTTATATACTTTAATTCCTCCGATCAGTTCAGAATTTAACCTTTTGTGCACACACTTTATTAGCCTATATCACCATGTTTTGCAACATAGCAAGCCTACAACAGATCTAACTAAGAGACATGAAGCAAACAATTTTTTCCCCAATCAAAACCAGTTAATACTcacatttattatattacttCGTTCCACCAAGCTCTGGATCTCAGACAAAATATCCTGCATGGTGGACTTTTGTTTGTAGGACTCTGGTGATCCACCTGTTGTCTGCAGATCAGATGCCAAGCCTGATGCCGTCCTCTCAGGCTCCATGCTTTCTTGGATCTGAAGCAAAATACACAGAAGACAGGGGTGGCGTCACATTTTAGCTTCCTCCTTCCCCGTGTTTGTCCACAGATAATGACATACCTTCCTGTTCTTCCCCTGCTCCAAAATGGTAAATATTACTATGTAGACGGTGGCCCAGCAAGTCAGTACAGTTAACACAAGAATGTGCCTGAGTAGGGAGCAGTTTGCCCTCAGGGAGAAGGATTCAACTCATCTACAAAGTGCTGTCTCTCTTGcttcattaattaaattactgaTCTGTTTTAACTTGGTTAGATACCAAAACATGACATGAACTGCTTGGTTACTAGATTACAAACAGGGGAGGTGTCTCTCCAAATATTTTGGACATGACAAGGTGTGTCTTGGAGCTGGGTGCAGGTAGAGCGgaaagaaaactgaaaacacatagCAGGTTTCTGATTCGCAGTAggaaaaaacattacaaagacaaatacatttacCTGCTTAAAGCTAAGGTAGGCAACTTTGGAGAAACTAGCTAGACTGACAGTTAAagtttgaaagtatccaactgaaacaatccctccccctcccttcagaggtaaccccaaaacacatttcctgCACAGTGAGTGCAAGGGCGGAATGCCTGCAGGTAGGTAGGCAGACCGCCGGataggccagccaatcatttcttTTGGGGCAAATGAAACTACATTTAGGGAACTGGTTAAATCTAAAGCTAGAAATAAGTGAACTACGAGATATCTGTATCTATAAAAATTCAGTATTTTATTAGAACTGCCCCCTGAATCACATTCACTGTAATGGTGGAACTGTTGTTTATACACACAATCTGTTGACTTCCAGCAGCCAGGAAACCAATCAATGGTTtcttaaatacaaatatttcacATCATTCATCCTTGTAAACAAATTTCAGCTGTCTACAGAGAGAAGGTACGCTGTTATTACCCACAATCATGACAGGTTGGCTTAGTGAGAAATTCCTCAATTCCTTTGAAGACTGTGGCTTGTACTATCAAATCACATATAATAATTAAAGAGCACTACATATAAACACTCTGACAAATCAACTTTGTTATGTGGCAGGCAGTGGAAGCATCAGTGGCATTAAGTCTGGTTTTGTGTGGTCCCCTGAATACAAAAGAAAAGGGCTATGGTGTTGGCAATTACAAAATTTGCAGAAGGGAAAAATGACAAGCATTAACAGCAGTAAAGTAGTAATGTAgatttctttcttctctttcaagAAACTTTctaatgctttatttattttacctggCAGTAAACACGTGTacttcctttgttttttttgtatgtcaATGCTAACAGCCCGGGCCTAGTTGTCTGTAAACAAATATTTCTTCCtcatcatctttttttctttcataccTCATTGCTTATCTGTCTTTGGACCTACTGCAGGCTGagttgggggagggggggtccTTTCTAAATTGGTGtaattttccatgtttttttttttttgtagatttCTTGTAGCGACTGAGGTTCTAATGTTGGAGTATATTAATTAAGcttgttttcactttttaacatgcacttttactttttattacataCTGTATTGCATCATTTTGCAGTTTATAATTGTAAAGTATATAATTATTCTAATTAGAATTTTGTGTCAAAAATAAGGTAATGTGCAACATGGATTTCATCCATTTCtcatgagaaaaataaatatctttccACAGTATGAACAATGTTCCCCAAAAAGATTTGTATAACTGTATGACAGGAATTTGGCAAATGTTACGGCATTCAAATGCCAAATGCTGGGAGgaagaaatatatttaaagcaaATACATTTCAGTTAAGTTTAGGAATGAATTTAGGCTCAAATAAAACTTGCAAAATGTCACAAAGGCCTAAGTTTCACTGAACACACCCAGCCTTTCTAACATGAAGGTACGATAAGGAAAGAAAATGGTTTGAAAATGTCAAAGAAGACTGTGTTTGATAAGTGTAATTTAGGAAAGCAAAGACTGTCGATTTAGGTGGGACATCCTGGTGTTCTGCCAGCAGGAGTGACAAACCTCTTCACATTGTTCAAACTATGTCAACGGGTAAAAAACTTAAGTTTTTAAAGTTAGTTGCTGTAATGATTTTAAAAGCTCAGATTGATTTGAAACTCCAAATTTGTCACTTGTTTAATCATCCAGTTGGTAATAAAAATCGGTGGCCAATACTTGATTTATATAGCATGTATATGCCATCAATGCCAACCCAAAACACAGGCATGGGGAGTGATGTGGAGTCACTTCGTAGTTTCTCATCCCAAGAGGAGCTGCGTGTCTCCCGCCCAGCATGCCACACCGACAATCAAGTTaatttcatattattattatcctgtgtacaggatgttttggggggctggagccaatcccagcttacattgggcgaaaggcggggtacaccttggacaggtcgccagtccattgcagggccacacatagacagtcAACCAGTCACATTCacgcctaaggacaatttcggaTACACCATTTAACCTAGCCTGCAAGTCtttctttggatggtgggaggaagctggagcacctggagagaacccacacagacacggggagaacatgcaaactccacacagaaaggctggggcaactggggtttgaacccacgacatCGAAATCACTGCACAAAaagacagggttttttttttttttttaccagggaAGCAAAATTCTGAGAAGTTGATcggaaagaaaagcagaaaatctaCTGAAAATCCAGATTTTTAGTATGACATCTACCTGTCCCTGTGTCACCTCTGTGTCATCCAGCGATGCAGGCACCTTTAATTCACTTTCTTCAAATGGCAGTGTAACTTTGTCTCGTCTGTCTGGCACTTTTGAAAGTTTGGACTCTGGGTGTTCAGGCTCACTTTCTTCTTCCATGTTTTCCTCCTCTGCCATCTCCAAGTTTGCTGTACCTGTGTCCTGTGCAGTGTCAGCAACAGTCACCTGTTTGTCACCAGCAggtatttgtttttcagttaaGGCATCCCCCTCCACAGTACACAAGCCTGAGCTCATTGTTTGCTCTTCAGTGTGACAGAAATCTGTCATCTCCTCTTGTTTGCCATCCGGAAATGTTGTTTCTGCTGCATTTGCACCAATGAGCTCACACTCAGCAACGCTGCCACATGATTTGGAGGAATTCGACACCTCATTGTGGGTTTCTAGGTTTCCTTTACATGACAATTTTTTGGCAATTGTAGAATTTACCTCCTCCAATTCTGTTCTTAGAACTACCAAGGGATTTTCTGGCAGTGAGTCTGCCACTTGGGACTCTTTTAATGCATGACTctttaaataattgattttcaAGTTTGTCTCATCTGATTCAAGTGCGATTAATGTTTTAAACACTCCAGCTTTCTTCTCAGGAGATTCTATACTTGAAACTTCTATGAGTGTTACATCACAAAGCTCTGCTCCCTGTGAACATCTGGATACATCTGGACTGCTGGCTCcaacattttccctgtgcttaCTATCCTGTGGCTGGAACTCAGGCAGCTCCATGTCCAACACTATTGTATACACTTTATCAGGGCTCATGCTGATTTCCTCACAGTATTTCTCCTTTTCTTGAGTAACTTCCCTAAATGTATCTGATTGTGCTGCTGGATGAAGGCCTGTTTTGTCTGATTTGGGACTGATTAGTGCTGTAAAGAGTCCAGATTTCTTTTTAGGAAATCCTGTATTTGAAACATTCGTGAACTTTGCATCGCACAGATCTGCTCTGTGAGAACATCTGAGTGCATCTGGACTAGCCTTTTCGTGTTTCTGTATGTCCTGCGGCTCCACGTCCAACACAATTGAAACCACTTTCTTTGGAGTTGCACTTTTTTTCTCACAGTGGTTCTCTTGTGCTTGAGCATCTATAACTGCCTTAAATGCCTCTGATTGTGCTGCTAGATTTTCAGACACCTTTTCAGAGGTAGAAAGGGGAACGTAGTCTGGCTTTGTTGNNNNNNNNNNNNNNNNNNNNNNNNNNNNNNNNNNNNNNNNNNNNNNNNNNNNNNNNNNNNNNNNNNNNNNNNNNNNNNNNNNNNNNNNNNNNNNNNNNNNTTGAGCATCTATAACTGCCTTAAATGCCTCTGATTGTGCTGCTAGATTTTCAGACACCTTTTCAGAGGTAGAAAGGGGAACGTAGTCTGGCTTTGTTGCTGCGAATCCAACCAGAGGTGTGACACAGTGTGCTGAATTGGTTTCTTTGGCATTGCTTGTGCATATAGCTAACAATTTTGAGTCCTGGGTTGAGGTAGTGTCTTCTTGCAATGGTTCAGTGTTCTCTTGCCAAGCAATTAAACTCTTGCTGAGAGCAGAAAGCGAATCTGACTTTAAAGGCTCTGTGTTATTTCCAGGAAGTGTCCTGTACCCACTGCTTAAAGGATTGTTATCAGTGCCAGTATCATCTTTTGGCCTGAGATCAGTCTTCAAGTTTATTTTTGGTGGAGTTGATGTTAACTGTTGTGATTCTTGTTGGGTTTTTGATTTGACAGCATCTGGgatttctgcacatgggacttGATTAGAGACAAAGGCATCTTCTTCGGCTGTTGCCAAAGTGCATTtggtttgaattttgttgtcattttgatCAGAGTTTTCCTTGTTATCAGTTGCAGAAGGGGAAGGAGCAATTTCTTCAACAACTCTGCCTGACAAATATTTGTCCAATACCTCTTCACAGTGACCTTGACTGACCTGTGAAACCTATAAAATTGAGCATAAATATAAAGCACAAAAtcctatattattattacattggATGGTACAATTCTGTGACTGAAGAGTAACTCACCAGGGATTTAGATAAAGTTTCAACTTTAGGTTTGCTTTCACTGAGAGCATCGGAAGCACTTTTCTCCAGTTCCTTTGTCGCTCTTCTTCCAAGACAGTGTAGAAGAAAATCTCGTTCTGAGAGCACGTCATGAACAGCTTGTTGAAGCAACAAACCCTCATCCACAGCTGCCTataagaaagaaatgaaaaatttaAGGGATCACAAAATTTATTACAATTGATCACACAATTGTTGAGATATATAGCATATAGAAATCAGATCATGAATGCTTCAAGAATGAACCCCAAACCTTATCTAGTTGATGTAATGCTTAGACATACAAGCTGAAAATGTATATCATTTGGCATTTTACCATTAATAAATGGTAGTCTGTTACTGTACATGAACAAACTAAGAATATCACTCAGAGCACTGGCAAAACAGGAATACCACAGGCGGGCGGCACTCAGATATCGGAGTTTTTGGCAGTGGCAGATGGTAAGGCTGATGGAAGAATGAGTCACAACACGTTTATTATCTTTAGTAATCACAACATCTATTATGTTCACCATGTACCACAAAGAAGAGAAAGTATTCCCCTTGATTTATTATCAGAGAGTAGAGGATGGACCTCTGCTCTACAAAAGACGAAAAAGGTCCTGTTAGGTATAAAAATCATGGTAAGCCagacacagcaaaacacaagtGTTTGTATTAAGTGCATGCCCAAATGGAATTGGATGGCTGTATTTTTTTGCCTTGGTGGGAGCGTCTTCTGTTCCACAAGTTCGAGGCAATAAACATTGGCATCAAGGGCCGGTTCAAATCGAGCGCATTAACAGCTtttactttgtttctttttggataTAACGGTTTTAAAAAGGACAAAGCAGACTCTGATGgctacattgttttatttgcctATTTTATATGGAACGGAAAAATGATAATGTTGAGAAACAGCCTTATCTTACAAGGTTTATAGTATATGAATGCTAAAGTAGTTTTTTGAGTGGACCACATATAAACAAAAATTCATATTAACAGGATAAGGCTGGCCATATTCTACATCTTCCTTATGGACAACAAATCggatgaaaagatgaaaagtCTTTTCTTCCAATGGGAAAAGTATAGAATAAATCAGCCTCATCATTTAAACTGAATTTAATGAATGACactttgtttagttttgtttggcGAGATTATAGCTTcattaaatctaaatctaatattGTAAAGAAAGGTTACAACTGTGCAGATTTACAAAAATAGCAATGCATTCCCTGCTTTTCTAAAGCTTATTATGTAAATGAGCATATTTGTTAATATTCTGggttttaataatataaaataataatagacaAATGTATGGACATGTTGGTGGGTTTTACCGGGCTGGCTGATGAAGGTTCAGCTTGTACTGTTTGGCTCCACTTATGCAGCTGGCTGATGACCTGCCTCACCCTGTTAGCTGTGTTTTCGGAACACTCCTGCTTCTTTTGTAGATAAATGGACCTGAAGCTTAAGTGAgaacatgagagagagagagggagaagaaattTCAGGATGACAAGTTGTTTTTAAAACTCTACAcgatacatttaaaataaatgtctccATGCATCTTGTGAGTAAACATTTGGATTTTTAATCATTCTGAGGAATGCAAATTTTCTGTTTTGCAATGTGAAATGAGGTAAAGTACCTGTCAAGGTCTTTAGCAACAGCATCAATGGTCAAAATTACAGCTGCAGGAAGCTTTTCTTGTGTGTTGCTCAACTCTGCAGGCTTTTGCAGGTTGTTAACTCTTGCTGCCAACTCTTTCAGCCTGGTATCACAATCCTAAGAGAGAGATTTTTGCTTCTTTGATCATACTGTCTCCCATGTGAATGTGTTTAAGAAAGGCATGTGGGCAGATGGAAGTACGAGTTCCTCCATAAACTTGTTATTCggggataaaataaaatttgattggACCCTTTAACAATACCTGTATTGTGTACCACTGCTGTTTGAGCTGGCTGATATCAAGCAACGCTTCACGGTTCCCACACAGATTTCCAACATCTTCAGCCAGGTGTTTTAGTGCTGACTGTACACAGGATACCTCGTCCCTCACATGTTGAACTCCCTGGCTGCTGATCTCAGTGAGCAGTGCCTCTCTGATGCTACTATCTAGTGCCATCTTGTGGTTTTGGAGGTTGCTGACTTGTTGGGAGAGGCTGGACTGGGCCTCGGCTGTGGAACTGGCTGTGATAGAGTCCTTCAGTGTTAGAATTTCTAAAAGgcatttttctgtgtctgttacTTCTTGTAGCAAAGCCTGGAAAGTGGAGAGAGTGACAGataaagtgtgttttgtgtacAATATAGGTGGTTAAAAGTTAGAAAATTCTCTATCCCCTTaataaaaatgtcttctttttgtgtggttttaatgtagaaggaaataaaaatgtaaggGAGCTTGAACATGATTCACCAGGTCAGTTTTCTTAATGGACCTCACCTCCAGAGCTGGTACATCAGTGATCATTCCAACTGAGATTTCTTTCTGGGCTTGACAGGCTGACATCTTCTCCTGCAGGGATGTCAATTTATGGTGGCATTCCTGCAGCAACTGGCCAAAATGTTCCTCATTACACACACCTTCCTCGAGGCGGGAACACACACCCTGTGGACATTTCAGGCACACCGAGCCACAGTCAGAGGGCTTATATATCATTTCACAGACTTATTGTGATTATGCTAAACTTGTGGATTGCAACCTTTTTCATCTGATGTGCCATTACACCCCTATCCGATGAGCTCAAGTATCCCTTCATGGACCCAACCTGTCATGTTccatgtgtgttcatttaaatTGGTTTAAAGGTGACTGTCACCAAAATTTTCAACGTTTTACTACCACTTGGAGTGGCAGAAGTTGAACCTTTTAACCATTTATCTACAACTTACGTttagctaataagttattaaacatttttatacattatttttatttaggtaTTTT
Encoded here:
- the LOC123977556 gene encoding uncharacterized protein LOC123977556 gives rise to the protein MSPDKVYTIVLDMELPEFQPQDSKHRENVGASSPDVSRCSQGAELCDVTLIEVSSIESPEKKAGVFKTLIALESDETNLKINYLKSHALKESQVADSLPENPLVVLRTELEEVNSTIAKKLSCKGNLETHNEVSNSSKSCGSVAECELIGANAAETTFPDGKQEEMTDFCHTEEQTMSSGLCTVEGDALTEKQIPAGDKQVTVADTAQDTGTANLEMAEEENMEEESEPEHPESKLSKVPDRRDKVTLPFEESELKVPASLDDTEVTQGQVLQLPPTIQRKTCRLG